The proteins below are encoded in one region of Acidithiobacillus ferrooxidans ATCC 23270:
- the hisG gene encoding ATP phosphoribosyltransferase: MSTGITIALSKGRILQEAIPLFAGAGIHLAEDPEESRKLIIPSTDPTVRFLVIRASDVPTYVTWGAADVGIAGKDVLLEQEGLDLYEPLDLRIGICHMAVAEPAAMAADDAPQSWERVRIATKYPHITRHYFHSRGVQTEIIKLYGSMELAPLVGLADRIVDLVSSGRTLKENGLVEVEEIMPISSRLVVNRAAMKLKRRAIETLIRQLEAQVTP; this comes from the coding sequence TGCAGGAAGCCATTCCCCTCTTTGCGGGTGCCGGCATCCATCTGGCGGAAGATCCTGAAGAATCCCGCAAGCTGATCATCCCCAGCACCGATCCCACCGTGCGCTTTCTGGTGATCCGCGCCAGCGATGTGCCCACCTATGTGACCTGGGGCGCTGCCGACGTGGGTATCGCCGGTAAGGATGTGCTGCTGGAGCAGGAGGGCCTGGACCTTTACGAGCCCCTGGACCTGCGCATAGGAATCTGCCACATGGCGGTGGCCGAACCAGCCGCAATGGCCGCCGATGACGCGCCGCAAAGCTGGGAGCGGGTGCGTATCGCCACCAAATATCCGCACATCACCCGCCATTATTTCCACAGTCGCGGCGTGCAGACGGAAATCATCAAGCTGTACGGCAGCATGGAACTGGCTCCTCTGGTCGGATTGGCGGATCGTATCGTAGACTTGGTATCCAGCGGCCGAACGCTCAAGGAAAACGGGCTGGTGGAAGTGGAGGAAATCATGCCTATTTCCAGCCGTCTGGTGGTCAATCGCGCCGCCATGAAACTCAAACGCCGCGCCATCGAAACCCTCATCCGCCAACTGGAGGCGCAAGTCACGCCATGA